CGCTCAGAGTATTTTTACCGAAGTTTTTAACATAGGGGCAAATCCGGTGGTGGTTACCTACAATTTCAAATATTTTCCAGCACCCGAAGGGAACGGGTTCGACTACCATCCGCGGCTCATTCGGGAAGAGGTAGAATTTCGTCCACATTCCATAGAGGTGGGCGAAGCTGAGATATCTCTGCAGGCCTCTGATTTTGATCCCTGGGCTGAAGTTGAAATTGTCAGAGTGCTGGGAGCGCTCTATACGATTGGTAACAACTCTATGCGCAAGGGCAAGGTTGTAGCCGAAGCCGACCCGATGGCCTTTATGCCCTATGCCTTTTTAAAGTGGGATTTTTGATCATCAAGCACTCAGCCTAAAAGGGAATAGCCGCCTGAAGAGCTTCAAACTATAATCGGATTTTCTTCGCCTTGCGGGAGAAGGACGAAGAGAAAGGGGTGAGGCGGTTAAACGGGCATGAAATGATTTACCTGAAAGAATGATTCACCTTTCATAGACTGACACCCATTTAAATTTTAAAGAGGAGGTAAGCATGACCAGCGGAATGAATTCATGGCTGCCCTTGCAGGGTATAAAGGTTGCTGACTTCACCCAGGTGATCGCGGGTCCAGCCTGTACGATGTTGCTCGCGGATATGGGGGCCGATGTCATAAAAATTGAGCCGCTCTCAGGGGATTTTTGGCGGAGGACGGTCAGCGGTTCGGCTTTTTTGAATTTTAACCGGAACAAACGGGGTATCGCCATCAACCTCAAGGCGCCCCAGGGCCATGAGGCCGTGATGAAAATCGTCGAGAAGTCAGATGCTCTAATCGAAAATTTTACCCCCGGCACGATGGACAAGCTGAATTTGAGTTATGAAAAGGTAGCCCAGGTGAATCCGAAGATCATTTATTGCTCCATTTCCGGCTTCGGGCAGGATGGACCCTATCGGGATCGTCCCGGTTACGACCCTGTCGCCCAGGCTATGTCCGGGATTATGATCAACACCGGAGAACCGGACCGGCCGCCCTCTCGGGTCCTTCCCACGATGGTCGATTATCTTGCGGGGAACCACACTGCTTATGCCATTGTGCTGGCGCTGATGGATCGGGAGAAGACAGGCGAGGGAAAGCGATTTGATATTGCCTTGCTGGACGTGGCGATTATGCAAATGGGGCAATTCGTAACCTTGTATACGATGACCGGTGAACTGCCGGTGCGTATGGGATCAGGGTATTTGGCCGCCGCTCCCTACCAGGCCTTTGAGACCAAGGATGGTTACATTTATATTACTGTTACCACCGATGAGATGTGGAAAAACCTTTGCCAGGCGCTCAAGCTCGATCATCTTTTCAGAAATCCTCGCTACGCTACGCTCGACGGAAGGCGTCAGAATCGGCCGGAATTAGCCGTTGAGGTTACCAATGTGACCAAACAATATAGAAGCCGGGAGCTGGAATCCATATTAGTCACGGGTAATGTTCCCTGTGGCCGGCTCATGAATATTGACGAGGTCATTCAAGACCCCCATGTGCAATTCCGGCAGATCATGGAGGAGATTGAAGTTCCCGAGAAGGGAAAGGTGAAGATCATCAAAACCCCCATATATGTTTCCGGGAAGGCTCCAAAGATTCGGCGGCGTCCCCCATTGCTCGGCGAGCATACTCGGGAAATTCTCAAGGAGTTGGGATACAGCCAGGAGGAGATCCAAGAGCTATTGGAAAAAGGGATTGCCCGTCAATCTCAGGCCTGAAATTTTAAAATGGAGAATCACTTGCCATGTCTCTTGACTCCCTTTTGAATGAAGTTGGGCACAGGATGGCAACAACGTTGTCATGGGGCGGGAGACATTCTAAATTCGAAGCACGAAATTCGAATCCAATTCAAATTTTCCAAAAATAAGAAATTAACCTTTGGCCGTTTGGGATTTTTGAGCATTTGGTTTTGGATTTGTTTCGGGGTTCGATATTCGGATTTTGCAACACACCTTTTTGATTCCGGCTATGCCGGGTTAGGGATTAATATAATATTTCTCCATTGCTCCCCGGTATTTTTCCATGAGCTCGGTGTTTAAACCTAATGGCGGTTGGGCGCTACGGGGAAGAAATGTCTTGTAAGGCCTTTGCGCCTTCAGTTCGGCAAACTCCTCCCGAATTTTTGCCACAACCTCCGAATTCGTGAGGAGATCATAGGCAGAAAGGGCAAGGACCTTTGCCCCTGCCGTCAATCCTTTATGAGCGATCGAAGAATTGGCCGCGGCTACCACTGTCCAGTGATGAGAGGGAGAGCCAGGGACTCGCACCGGGAATCGCATGCTAACCGTGGGAGCAATTAGAGTAACGTCCCCCACATCACTGGAACCACCCCTTAAGGGCTCGGATTCTGGAGAAGTCAACTTAAGGGAGTATTCCATTCCAACAACTGAATAGCCAGCATCTTCTTGCATCGTCCTGGCAAAAGCCTCCTCCTCTTCCGTGTAAACGGGTTTCCCCACGGCTTTGATATTTTCAAAAACGAGTTCGGCCAGATGTTTATTCGGAAACCGCTGGTGGATGGCGCCGATGGTCTTAACCTCATAGGTGGTTTGGGTCATCAAGGCTGCGCCTTTCGCGCAGTCTAGGGCCCACTTAAAGTTATTCCCCACATTCTCATCCAGGTCCCGGATGTAATACCAGGTTGAGGCCCGGTCCGGGACCACGTTGGGTGCTTCTCCTCCCTCCAGGGTGACCCAGTGAGTCCTCTGGGTCGTGGGCAAATGTTCCCGCATGCGCTCCGTTCCGGCGTGCATGAGCTCGACCGCATCGGCTGCACTTCTTCCCATCCAGGGGAAGGAACCCGCATGAGCGGTTTTTCCTCTGAAAGTCACGATGAAGGAATACATGGCGGTGCCCTCCATTCCATATATCACCTGGAAGGCGCTGTCACCATGACAGTCCAGCACGACGTCTACCCCCTGGAACAAACCCGCCCGCACCATGAAGGGACGGGGGGTCAGAATTTCTTCGGCGGGGGAGCCGAAAAGCTTCAAGGTCCCGCTCAACCCTTTCTTTTCCATGATCTCTTTGAGCGTGATAACGGTTAAGGCCTGGGCGGTGCACATGGTATTGTGGCTGCACCCGTGGCCAGGTGCACCCGCGACAAGTGGTTCTTTTTTAGGGACCCCAGCCTTTTGCGAAAGCATGGGCAGAGCGTCGAATTCCCCGAGAAAGCCAATGGTGGGTTGGCCGCTTCCATGGCTCCAAGTCGCTACAAAAGCGGTGGGCATCCCGGCAACCCCTCGGTCCACTCTGAAACCGGCAGTCTCCAGTACATCCGCCAGAAGTTTGGCAGATCTGTATTCTTCCAGCCCCAATTCGGCATAACTCCAGATGGCATCCGAAATTCTCCAAAATTTTTCCTGCCGTCCCTCTACGGTTTTAGCAATAGCCAACTTGTCAGAATTCATCTAATCTTCTCCTTTTGTTAAAGACACAGTAAAAAAAATCATATTATTTGCCCATCGGCTATAAGCGATCGGCTGATAGCTATTTATACATAGCGACATAAATAAATGCGCATGAATCGTCATTCTTGCCAATATCCCCCGTATAAAGCCATCCATCGCGGATGGCGATGGCCGTTTCCTCGGGCATTTTGTAGTAGCCACTCGTCACTTGCGGGCCTTTGATGATGATTTCTCCGGATTCACCCACCGGCATCTCCTTTTGGCCATCGATCAGGTCGACAATCTTGATATCCGTGTCCGGCACCGGCAGGCCGACCGACCCGACTTTGGTAACTCCGCCAAAAGGATTGGTTGTGGCCACCGGGCTGGTCTCCGAAAGTCCGTAGCCTTCACAGATCTGAGATCCGGTTTTGGATTCAAACTCCTTGATCACTTCAATGGGCAAGAGCTGTTTCTTGGGAAATCTAAGGTGATCCCGGATGTGGGCCACTACAAAAGGTACACCTTTGACATAGGATTTGTACCAGGGTTTTTCCATTATATTTCTCCTTTACAAGGCAATTTTTCTGAACTTCATAGAGCCCTTATAGCGTAAAAAAAAAAGATTTTTGCAAGGAAAATAATCAATAATTTTATTGCTCGGGGGAAAGCAAAGGATTAAAATTTAAAAAATGCCAGAACCATTCATTATTCAGGTAAGTGAAGAAGAAATAAAAAGAGCGCGGGAAAAGGCCAGGGCCCTGCGCAAAACCCGCTGGTGGAACCAGCGTCTGGCCCGGGGCCAATGCCATTATTGCCGG
This Deltaproteobacteria bacterium DNA region includes the following protein-coding sequences:
- a CDS encoding CoA transferase, encoding MTSGMNSWLPLQGIKVADFTQVIAGPACTMLLADMGADVIKIEPLSGDFWRRTVSGSAFLNFNRNKRGIAINLKAPQGHEAVMKIVEKSDALIENFTPGTMDKLNLSYEKVAQVNPKIIYCSISGFGQDGPYRDRPGYDPVAQAMSGIMINTGEPDRPPSRVLPTMVDYLAGNHTAYAIVLALMDREKTGEGKRFDIALLDVAIMQMGQFVTLYTMTGELPVRMGSGYLAAAPYQAFETKDGYIYITVTTDEMWKNLCQALKLDHLFRNPRYATLDGRRQNRPELAVEVTNVTKQYRSRELESILVTGNVPCGRLMNIDEVIQDPHVQFRQIMEEIEVPEKGKVKIIKTPIYVSGKAPKIRRRPPLLGEHTREILKELGYSQEEIQELLEKGIARQSQA
- a CDS encoding amidohydrolase — encoded protein: MNSDKLAIAKTVEGRQEKFWRISDAIWSYAELGLEEYRSAKLLADVLETAGFRVDRGVAGMPTAFVATWSHGSGQPTIGFLGEFDALPMLSQKAGVPKKEPLVAGAPGHGCSHNTMCTAQALTVITLKEIMEKKGLSGTLKLFGSPAEEILTPRPFMVRAGLFQGVDVVLDCHGDSAFQVIYGMEGTAMYSFIVTFRGKTAHAGSFPWMGRSAADAVELMHAGTERMREHLPTTQRTHWVTLEGGEAPNVVPDRASTWYYIRDLDENVGNNFKWALDCAKGAALMTQTTYEVKTIGAIHQRFPNKHLAELVFENIKAVGKPVYTEEEEAFARTMQEDAGYSVVGMEYSLKLTSPESEPLRGGSSDVGDVTLIAPTVSMRFPVRVPGSPSHHWTVVAAANSSIAHKGLTAGAKVLALSAYDLLTNSEVVAKIREEFAELKAQRPYKTFLPRSAQPPLGLNTELMEKYRGAMEKYYINP
- a CDS encoding AMP-binding protein, with amino-acid sequence MEKPWYKSYVKGVPFVVAHIRDHLRFPKKQLLPIEVIKEFESKTGSQICEGYGLSETSPVATTNPFGGVTKVGSVGLPVPDTDIKIVDLIDGQKEMPVGESGEIIIKGPQVTSGYYKMPEETAIAIRDGWLYTGDIGKNDDSCAFIYVAMYK
- a CDS encoding HNH endonuclease; translated protein: MPEPFIIQVSEEEIKRAREKARALRKTRWWNQRLARGQCHYCR